A window of the Oryza brachyantha chromosome 5, ObraRS2, whole genome shotgun sequence genome harbors these coding sequences:
- the LOC121054538 gene encoding uncharacterized protein LOC121054538: MEGLIPLLYRAIKDRRSGRGGEPLPGGAGVDLYDAEQRRLWLEQEVRSPLHPSAAASSSASALGQRQQEQHRRNRSLEELAGEVGLSSDRRLRVALPKARSVRVFSCIGAGAA; this comes from the coding sequence ATGGAAGGCCTCATCCCGCTGCTCTACAGGGCCATCAAGGACCGCCggagcggccgcggcggcgagcccctCCCGGGAGGCGCCGGCGTGGACCTCTACGACGCGGAGCAGAGGCGACTGTGGCTGGAGCAGGAGGTGCGGTCCCCGCTCCACCCTtctgcggcggcgtcgtcgtcggcgtcggcgttgGGCCAGcggcagcaggagcagcaccGGAGGAACCGGTCGCTGGAGGAGCTGGCCGGCGAGGTGGGGCTCTCCTCGGACCGGCGGCTGAGGGTGGCGCTCCCCAAGGCCCGCAGCGTCCGCGTCTTCTCCTgcatcggcgccggcgccgcgtgA
- the LOC107304265 gene encoding uncharacterized protein LOC107304265 — MASFLSPPTPLMMTRGVSHNGGAATGIGGSYGSVIVALAIIATLTVASVAVGQLCVRRYASIKPGYGMGAFVKRKIYARRGGGGATYDVALPEKKGGGDVETAIVMEEVEGSEPPQVEEDDEGGASRASS; from the coding sequence ATGGCATCCTTCTTGTCGCCTCCAACACCATTGATGATGACACGAGGTGTGTCGCATAATGGAGGTGCTGCCACGGGCATTGGTGGTTCTTACGGATCGGTGATCGTGGCTCTAGCGATTATCGCAACCCTCACGGTTGCTTCGGTCGCTGTTGGCCAGCTCTGTGTCAGGCGTTATGCATCCATCAAACCTGGCTACGGTATGGGAGCCTTTGTGAAGAGAAAGATCTATGCACGCAGAGGTGGCGGGGGAGCTACCTATGATGTTGCCCTCCCTGAGAAGAAGGGGGGAGGAGATGTAGAGACTGCTATCGTCATGGAGGAGGTGGAAGGATCTGAGCCACCACAggtcgaggaggacgacgaagGTGGTGCTTCTCGAGCTAGCTCCTAG